TAGCGAATTATTACcgtgttagtgataacaaaaagatcattaaaaaatacatTTAATATGGCAGCTGGAACATTGAACTCAGACCAAGCAAGAGACGGTAGTTTACCCTACACGAAGGATAGGTTTTACCTTCAACCATTGCCTCCAACAGAGGCAATCCAAAGAGTAAAGGATTCAGCTAAAGAAATCATTGGTGTCAAGGGTTTGATCGACAAGAAGGCATGGCCATACGTCCAAAATGATCTTCGAACAAAGGCTGAGTACCTTCGTTTTGACCTTAAAACCGTTATCTCAGCTAAGCCTAAAGATGAGAAGAAATCTCTCCAAGACCTCACTAAAAAGCTCTTTGATGATATCAACAATGTGAGTCTTCTCTTATTTTCTTTCTGACTCCACTTCAGTTTAGTTCAGTTTAGTTTGGTTCACTTGCTTGTTTTTGTTGGTATGTATAATACAACGCCTTATAatggagtatataatatattctaggtattattatcaaattaaacttttagttgagttggtcaTTTGATATAGTATCAGAAGCTGACTTGACAGAATGGTATAAGGCCGAATCTCATCCACCCCTCATTATTTCAAGTGAAATATTTTCGCCCGTTTGGTGAATGGTAATAAACGGCAGTAAcgggaatgaaaaactagtataatcTTGGTTGAAAAATTACTTGGCTACCTTAATAGCCATGCTTGTCTagcttcaatcatctcatttttttcataaaattcattccaatacattaccattagaagatgtggtattagatggtaatagaaatttgtaaacaaatttttttttgtaatcaaagtttcattaccatgagaataatatgaaacttttgataaaattttacactataaatcattttcattaccatcatttagtaccactaaccaaacgggccgttagggtCATATATGAAGAGAGCTTAAACGGCATCCTTACTTTTAGCTCAAAAGACATTTTTGTAAAGGGGTGTGATAGCATACATAACATATCTTGGAATCATAACCATCATCTTAAATTGTTGGTTAAGTTGATTCTtgacaatttattattaatttcttaatcatTACATCACTTATTTTTCATATTGACATTTAATACTTATTTCCGTTCGAATTAGTTTAATTTAACATTAGTAACTTAAACATAACTAAATTGAAAAGAACAAACTCAAATCTTTATATTGGGTGTTTAGCAAACGATTGATAACTAAAACTCCAGTATTGAATGACTTATTTGACCAATTGATTTTATATATGCTGGTGGAAgcaatttgttatatattagttaATTTAACCAATATTCTATTTTAACCAgttaaatttaccaaatactgaCATTTAAATGATTTGACCACACAATCTGTCTATTTGTTCATACCTAAAGAAGCTAGATTATTGAAGAAATTATTTTCCCCAAAACCCATTTATGCTTAGGAAGATTTTGATAATAAATAGTTCACTTCCTCCATTTCTTAGAATTTGTTtcatttaactaaaaaaaactcCTTTATATAAAATAGTCAAAGGGGACAACCAGTATAGGTGAATGAGTCACTTGACTTTGACTAATTGTAAGTAATATTTCTGTATTTGAAAAGAATTGCTAGATTTATATGATTGTGGATTGATTAATTATATCTTTATTTATGGATGTCAGTTGGACCATGCGGCAAAGATAAAGAGCACTCCAGAGGCGGAGAAATACTATGCTCAAACTGTATCTAGCTTAAATGACATTCTTGCTAAGCTTGGttaattgtattattttttgttttttttttctcaagatAATGTATGacattcaagtttattttagtcttttctaag
This genomic stretch from Amaranthus tricolor cultivar Red isolate AtriRed21 chromosome 9, ASM2621246v1, whole genome shotgun sequence harbors:
- the LOC130824162 gene encoding oxygen-evolving enhancer protein 3, chloroplastic-like; protein product: MAQAMASMAGLRGSTQAVLEGSLQISGSNRLSGPISTRIAVPKTGLIVRVQQVSAESTETSRRAVLSLVAVGIASGSFVKAVLADAKPIAIGPPPPPSGGLPGTLNSDQARDGSLPYTKDRFYLQPLPPTEAIQRVKDSAKEIIGVKGLIDKKAWPYVQNDLRTKAEYLRFDLKTVISAKPKDEKKSLQDLTKKLFDDINNLDHAAKIKSTPEAEKYYAQTVSSLNDILAKLG